A window from Citrus sinensis cultivar Valencia sweet orange chromosome 3, DVS_A1.0, whole genome shotgun sequence encodes these proteins:
- the LOC102628198 gene encoding protein ABIL1, translating to MEVELPRLGNRAMTFDEVSMERSKSFVKALQELKNLRPQLYSAAEYCEKSYLHSEQKQMVLDNLKDYAVRALVNAVDHLGTVAYKLTDLLEQQTSDVSTMELRVSCMNQKLLTCQTYSNKEGLRQQQLLAFIPRHHKHYILPNSVNKKVHFSPRVPTDARQNHFSSRLQPTGIPASKTLSWHLASETKSTSKGTQQALTSSEDRKTSGVFHLLDNEENKLTKSSAVSAQLSSGGPASSALVQSFGVARRDAMEGNKTLAPFRSFDNPRREIVRAPVRSKSVLSAFFVKQKTSKLKAGYVS from the exons ATGGAAGTGGAGCTACCGAGGCTGGGTAATCGTGCCATGACTTTCGATGAGGTCTCCATGGAGCGTAGCAAAAGCTTCGTCAAAGCTTTGCAG GAGCTCAAGAACTTAAGACCTCAACTGTATTCAGCTGCAGAATATTGTGAAAAGTCTTATCTTCACAGTGAGCAGAAACAAAT GGTACTTGATAACCTAAAAGACTATGCTGTAAGAGCGCTGGTCAATGCTGTTGATCACCTTGGCACTGTGGCTTACAAGTTAACTGACCTTCTTGAGCAGCAAACATCTGATGTCTCAACCATGGAGCTAAGGGTTTCTTGTATGAACCAG AAACTTCTTACATGCCAAACCTACTCAAATAAAGAAGGTCTCCGGCAGCAACAGTTATTGGCGTTCATCCCAAGACATCACAAGCATTACATTTTACCAA ATTCTGTGAACAAGAAGGTACATTTTAGTCCACGTGTACCAACTGATGCTAggcaaaatcatttttcatcaCGTCTTCAACCTACAG GTATCCCTGCTTCTAAAACTCTTTCCTGGCATTTAGCCTCTGAAACTAAATCCACATCGAAGGGGACTCAGCAGGCTTTGACAAG CTCTGAAGACCGCAAAACTTCTGGAGTTTTCCATCTGTTGG ATAATGAAGAGAATAAGCTGACAAAGTCCTCTGCTGTCTCTGCTCAATTATCAAGTGGAGGTCCTGCATCTAGTGCACTTGTGCAATCGTTCGGTGTTGCACGCAGG GACGCAATGGAGGGTAACAAAACTTTGGCACCATTTAGATCATTTGACAACCCAAGGCGTGAGATTGTACGTGCCCCTGTTCGCAGCAAAAGTGTGCTATCAGCTTTCTTTGTTAAACAGAAAACGTCTAAGCTGAAGGCTGGTTATGTCTCATGA